Proteins encoded within one genomic window of Geotalea daltonii FRC-32:
- the cooS gene encoding anaerobic carbon-monoxide dehydrogenase catalytic subunit, with product MSRRQGFPSKADVIERTPDRAVREMLQHMGKIGIETPFDRFDTQKPHCGFGLSGTCCKNCHMGPCRITAKSPRGVCGADAHLVVARNILRWTAAGVAAHGARGREVMLALKGAADGALDLPILGPDKVIATAKAFGIFEDGKTIKELAAEIAMILLDDLCRTLPGPHRTLEAMAPPERLQVWRELDILPVGAYHEVFEALHRTTTGTDGEWENVTRQMLRCGLAFAWSSVVGSAIAMDCLYGLPKRSRISTNLGAISEDTVNIAVHGHSPVLVAAIVKAARRSDLIAAARQAGAATIRLYGICCSGHSALAKFGDITPLTNAVGAELALATGAIDLWVADVQDVFPGIMDVAACFHTRVVTTSDSTRLPGAEHIAFDHHHSNLGEADTLAERIVRLGIQAYGGRQSGKVFIPAARMEAEVGFSVENILATFGGADTLLEHLRSGRIRGVVNLVGCNNPKVVYEEAVVKVADELIAHDVLALTNGCAAYALLKLGFCLPEALSGAGQGLNSALTQHNLPPVWHMGECLDNARASVFFRTISNAANEPLKRLPLAFSSPEWSNEKGLGAALGFRLLGLNSYHCIAPPVDGSEKVARFIYEDTRELLGAVMVIDQDPVALARRIVADFDERRAALGWDKGSEPATTRLSALQRQQEHSHAHLHGHPHTHNDTEDHNHE from the coding sequence ATGTCCCGCAGGCAAGGTTTTCCCAGCAAAGCCGATGTAATCGAACGGACTCCTGACCGGGCAGTCAGGGAAATGCTGCAACACATGGGAAAAATCGGCATTGAAACCCCCTTTGATCGCTTTGACACCCAGAAACCCCACTGCGGCTTCGGCCTCTCGGGTACCTGCTGCAAGAACTGCCACATGGGCCCATGCCGCATCACCGCCAAGAGTCCGCGTGGCGTCTGCGGCGCCGACGCTCATCTTGTCGTCGCCCGCAACATCCTGCGCTGGACCGCGGCAGGGGTGGCTGCCCATGGTGCACGCGGCCGCGAAGTGATGCTGGCCCTCAAGGGTGCCGCGGATGGTGCTTTGGACCTGCCCATTCTCGGCCCGGACAAGGTGATTGCCACTGCCAAGGCTTTCGGCATTTTCGAAGACGGGAAAACAATTAAAGAGCTGGCCGCGGAAATCGCCATGATACTGCTGGACGATCTCTGCCGCACCCTTCCCGGGCCCCACCGGACCCTTGAGGCCATGGCTCCGCCGGAACGATTGCAGGTCTGGCGAGAGCTGGACATCCTGCCAGTGGGAGCCTACCACGAAGTCTTCGAGGCACTGCACCGCACCACCACCGGCACCGACGGCGAGTGGGAGAATGTCACCCGCCAAATGCTGCGTTGCGGCCTGGCCTTTGCCTGGAGCAGCGTCGTCGGGTCGGCCATCGCCATGGACTGCCTCTATGGCCTCCCCAAGCGGAGCAGAATCAGCACCAATCTGGGGGCCATCAGCGAAGATACGGTCAATATCGCGGTTCATGGGCACTCACCGGTACTGGTGGCGGCCATTGTCAAAGCCGCCCGGCGCAGCGACCTGATTGCAGCCGCCCGACAAGCGGGAGCCGCCACTATCCGCCTCTATGGCATCTGCTGTTCCGGTCATTCGGCCCTGGCCAAGTTCGGCGATATTACACCACTGACTAACGCCGTGGGGGCGGAACTGGCGCTGGCAACGGGCGCCATCGATCTGTGGGTGGCTGATGTTCAGGATGTCTTTCCCGGCATCATGGACGTGGCTGCATGTTTTCACACCCGGGTCGTCACCACCAGCGATTCGACCCGCTTGCCCGGCGCCGAACATATTGCCTTCGATCACCACCACAGCAACTTGGGTGAGGCCGACACCCTGGCCGAGAGAATCGTCCGGCTCGGTATCCAGGCCTATGGCGGGCGGCAGAGCGGCAAGGTTTTCATCCCCGCTGCCCGCATGGAGGCGGAGGTGGGTTTTTCGGTGGAAAATATCCTCGCCACCTTTGGCGGTGCCGACACTCTTCTGGAGCACCTGCGCAGCGGGAGGATCAGGGGGGTGGTCAATCTGGTGGGGTGCAACAACCCCAAGGTGGTTTATGAAGAGGCAGTGGTCAAGGTTGCAGACGAATTGATCGCCCACGATGTCCTGGCCCTGACCAATGGCTGTGCAGCCTATGCCCTGCTGAAGCTGGGTTTCTGCCTCCCCGAAGCGCTGTCGGGAGCCGGCCAGGGGCTGAACTCTGCCCTGACGCAGCACAACCTGCCGCCGGTCTGGCACATGGGTGAATGCCTGGACAATGCCCGCGCCTCGGTTTTTTTCCGCACCATATCCAATGCCGCCAATGAACCGCTCAAGCGTCTGCCGCTGGCCTTTTCCAGCCCGGAATGGTCCAACGAAAAGGGGCTGGGGGCCGCTCTCGGTTTCCGCCTGCTGGGCCTTAACTCCTATCACTGCATTGCCCCGCCGGTGGATGGTTCGGAAAAGGTCGCCCGCTTCATTTACGAGGACACCCGGGAACTGCTCGGTGCGGTTATGGTGATCGATCAAGACCCGGTCGCACTGGCACGGCGGATCGTTGCCGACTTTGACGAAAGAAGGGCCGCCCTCGGCTGGGACAAAGGGAGTGAACCTGCCACAACCCGCCTGTCGGCGCTGCAGAGGCAACAGGAACATAGCCATGCCCATCTCCACGGGCATCCCCATACCCATAACGACACGGAGGATCACAACCATGAATAG
- a CDS encoding S10 family peptidase has translation MFRFFILVAALLINTPYPAGAHQEPAAAAEAPPREMKQVEEKPVVSSHRLSIGKKELNYQVTAGHLPVISDSGETEARIFFIAYTLENRQPENRRPLLFVFNGGPGSSSVWLHLGTIGPKRVQMLPDGTMPPPPYRLTDNEYTWLDQADLVFIDPVGTGYSRAAKPDLAKKFSSVQGDIEAVGKFVRLYLGRYGRWSSPLFLVGESYGAFRAAGLADYLLEHGIAMNGTILISAIMNMQTVSFDPGNDLPYALYLPSYTATAWYHGKLATQAADPDKILQEAEAWTENEYLTALAKGDRLSPDERKTIAGKLSQFTGLSPAFIEGHNLRIDSRTFVRELLRDRQLVTGTMDSRFLAANVDPSSPHGFDPTVAAIRPPYTTLFNDYIRNEIGFRSDMEYFILGGGIGRWDWEAKNGYADTSEDLREAMAKNPYMKLFVAMGCFDLATPHFSTEYTLNHLGLTPALRKNLTIRRYQGGHMMYLDLAALSRLTKDVTAFIDDSLAAAP, from the coding sequence GTGTTTCGTTTTTTCATTCTTGTTGCAGCACTGCTTATCAACACCCCTTACCCGGCAGGTGCGCATCAGGAACCTGCAGCGGCAGCTGAAGCACCGCCAAGAGAGATGAAACAGGTTGAGGAAAAACCTGTGGTCAGCAGTCATCGGCTCTCGATAGGGAAAAAAGAACTAAACTACCAGGTCACCGCCGGCCACCTGCCAGTAATAAGCGACAGCGGCGAAACCGAGGCCCGGATCTTCTTCATCGCCTACACCCTGGAAAACCGGCAGCCGGAAAACCGCCGACCGCTCCTTTTCGTCTTCAACGGCGGTCCAGGTTCCTCCTCGGTATGGCTGCATCTGGGAACCATCGGCCCAAAGCGGGTGCAGATGCTCCCCGACGGCACCATGCCTCCCCCCCCATACCGGCTCACCGATAACGAATACACCTGGCTCGATCAGGCGGACCTGGTCTTCATCGATCCGGTCGGCACCGGTTACAGCCGGGCGGCCAAGCCTGATCTGGCCAAGAAATTCAGCTCCGTCCAGGGGGATATCGAGGCAGTGGGCAAATTCGTCCGCCTTTACCTGGGGCGTTACGGGCGGTGGAGTTCACCGCTGTTTCTGGTGGGAGAAAGCTACGGGGCCTTCCGCGCCGCCGGCCTGGCCGATTACCTCCTTGAACACGGCATCGCCATGAACGGCACCATCCTCATTTCCGCCATCATGAACATGCAGACCGTCTCCTTCGATCCCGGCAACGATCTCCCCTATGCCCTCTACCTCCCCAGTTACACCGCCACCGCCTGGTACCATGGCAAACTCGCTACCCAGGCTGCCGATCCGGATAAAATCCTGCAAGAGGCAGAAGCCTGGACCGAAAACGAATATCTTACCGCCTTGGCCAAGGGAGACCGGCTCTCGCCGGACGAACGAAAGACAATCGCCGGCAAGCTCTCCCAATTCACCGGCCTTAGCCCGGCCTTTATCGAAGGCCACAACCTGCGCATCGACAGCAGAACTTTCGTCAGGGAGCTCCTCCGTGACCGGCAGCTGGTGACCGGCACCATGGACAGCCGCTTCCTGGCGGCAAATGTGGATCCCTCCTCCCCCCACGGCTTTGATCCCACCGTGGCCGCCATCCGCCCCCCCTATACGACCCTGTTCAACGATTACATCCGCAATGAGATCGGTTTCCGGTCGGACATGGAGTATTTCATTCTTGGCGGAGGCATCGGCAGGTGGGACTGGGAAGCAAAAAACGGCTATGCCGACACCAGCGAGGATCTACGGGAGGCCATGGCCAAGAATCCTTATATGAAGCTGTTCGTCGCCATGGGCTGCTTCGATCTGGCAACACCTCATTTCTCCACCGAATACACCCTCAACCATCTGGGACTGACACCGGCTCTGCGCAAAAACCTCACTATCCGCCGTTACCAGGGGGGCCACATGATGTATCTCGACCTGGCTGCACTGTCCCGGCTGACCAAAGATGTCACCGCCTTCATCGATGATTCTTTGGCAGCAGCGCCCTAA
- a CDS encoding ABC transporter substrate-binding protein — protein sequence MNRRQFLKASGLALAATAAPGLIGSVFAGSKVNLKIGYLPLSDHLLMIAAEREQFRTVGIKPVKFSSWPEIAEALKNGAIDGAFLLTPIALTLRQKGVPVKAVLLGHRNGSAVTVRNNIGINRVEDLKGKTIAVPSPFSTHNILLRKLLTDKHMDPARDVKIIDMAPPEMLNALATGRIHGYIVAEPFGAQAEARNVGKILTLSKDIWPNHICCVLNLRETVINSHPEAVQELVTGFTRTAAFIEGNPAAAAKASTRILGQRPELIEKVLTSPRDRLSFLNLAPARADFAATQDYMIKFGIAKSKTDLAGYLDGRFA from the coding sequence ATGAATAGACGTCAATTTCTCAAGGCATCCGGCCTTGCCTTGGCGGCAACCGCCGCCCCCGGACTGATCGGCAGCGTATTTGCCGGCAGCAAGGTCAACCTCAAGATCGGCTACCTTCCCCTGTCGGACCACCTGCTGATGATCGCCGCCGAGCGTGAACAGTTCAGAACCGTTGGCATCAAACCGGTCAAGTTCTCTTCCTGGCCCGAAATTGCCGAGGCACTGAAAAATGGCGCTATCGACGGCGCGTTCCTCCTCACCCCCATCGCCCTCACCCTGCGGCAGAAGGGGGTACCTGTGAAGGCAGTGCTGCTGGGACATCGCAACGGCAGCGCCGTTACCGTTAGAAACAACATCGGCATCAACCGGGTCGAAGACCTGAAAGGGAAGACCATTGCCGTTCCCAGCCCCTTTTCCACCCATAACATACTGCTCAGGAAGCTGTTGACCGATAAGCACATGGACCCGGCGCGGGACGTAAAGATCATCGACATGGCCCCGCCGGAGATGCTCAATGCCTTGGCCACCGGCCGAATCCACGGCTATATCGTCGCCGAGCCCTTCGGCGCCCAGGCCGAAGCCCGGAACGTGGGCAAGATCCTCACCCTTTCCAAGGACATCTGGCCCAACCACATCTGCTGCGTTCTCAATCTGCGGGAGACGGTCATCAACTCCCATCCCGAAGCGGTACAGGAACTGGTTACCGGCTTCACCCGCACCGCCGCCTTCATCGAAGGGAACCCCGCCGCGGCCGCCAAGGCATCTACCCGTATCCTCGGCCAGCGTCCCGAACTGATCGAGAAGGTCCTCACCTCTCCCCGCGACCGGCTGAGCTTTCTGAACCTGGCGCCGGCAAGGGCTGATTTTGCCGCCACCCAGGACTACATGATCAAGTTCGGTATTGCCAAAAGCAAGACCGACCTAGCCGGCTACCTGGACGGCCGCTTTGCCTGA
- a CDS encoding HlyD family type I secretion periplasmic adaptor subunit, protein MPHLSEPGKRPALGGHSLILWVLIIALAVTVFWSSHYRIDQSARGAGTVIATSRVQVIQAVDGGVLKSLKVREGDSVKQGQVLAVLDQTRFAAQVMELDSRLAALHGQAARLRAEVTGASEIRFPTNLGRFPELLDVQKALFTQKRQSLDEELRTLGVAVRLAREDARLVAELAKTGDVSRSEVIKAERALNDAEAQLINRKNKYYQDARAELAKTEDDIGQNEQVRTPRAQQLADSVMRSPVSGIVKNVRVTTQGGVLRAGEELLQIVPLDDVLIVEAKIRPSDIALVKPDLKATIRFDAFDYTMYGSVDGTVSYVSADTIKEEGKTGELTYYRVHVATSAKPVKTTTGRTLEILPGMTAQVDIRTGDRTVLDYLLKPLRKTLTESMGER, encoded by the coding sequence ATGCCGCACTTGTCCGAACCTGGTAAAAGACCCGCTCTCGGCGGCCATTCACTGATTCTGTGGGTGCTCATTATCGCTCTGGCGGTCACTGTTTTCTGGTCTTCCCACTACCGGATCGACCAGAGTGCAAGGGGCGCCGGTACGGTCATCGCCACCAGCAGAGTTCAGGTGATTCAGGCGGTCGACGGGGGGGTGCTTAAATCACTGAAGGTGCGGGAAGGGGATTCAGTCAAGCAGGGACAGGTGCTTGCGGTATTGGATCAGACCCGCTTTGCCGCCCAGGTCATGGAGCTTGATTCCCGGCTTGCCGCCCTGCATGGCCAGGCAGCCAGACTGCGGGCAGAGGTTACCGGGGCATCGGAAATACGTTTTCCAACCAACCTGGGAAGATTTCCCGAGTTGCTGGATGTCCAGAAGGCCCTTTTCACCCAGAAGCGTCAGAGCCTGGACGAGGAACTGCGCACACTGGGCGTGGCGGTCAGATTGGCCAGAGAGGATGCGCGCCTGGTGGCGGAGCTGGCAAAGACCGGCGACGTGAGCCGCTCCGAGGTCATCAAGGCGGAGCGTGCCCTGAATGATGCCGAAGCGCAGCTGATAAACCGCAAGAACAAATACTACCAGGACGCAAGGGCGGAACTGGCCAAGACCGAGGATGATATCGGCCAGAACGAACAGGTAAGAACGCCCCGCGCCCAGCAGCTGGCAGACAGTGTCATGAGATCGCCGGTGTCGGGGATCGTAAAGAACGTACGGGTCACCACCCAGGGGGGGGTGCTGCGTGCCGGGGAGGAACTGCTACAGATCGTGCCGTTGGATGATGTCCTGATCGTGGAGGCGAAAATCAGGCCCTCAGATATTGCCCTGGTGAAGCCTGACCTCAAGGCCACCATCCGCTTCGACGCCTTTGACTATACCATGTACGGCTCCGTGGACGGGACGGTTTCCTATGTGAGTGCGGATACCATCAAGGAAGAGGGAAAAACCGGCGAGCTGACCTATTACCGGGTTCATGTTGCCACCAGCGCCAAACCGGTGAAGACCACAACCGGAAGGACCCTGGAAATTCTCCCCGGCATGACCGCCCAGGTGGATATCCGCACCGGGGATCGGACCGTGCTCGATTACCTCCTGAAGCCGCTGCGCAAGACCCTCACCGAATCAATGGGCGAACGGTAG
- a CDS encoding ATP-binding cassette domain-containing protein translates to MANSDGLKGPQATAITSGVLGKLLLMHGLPVPKGALAEACSTMQPEDADILPAERLMGILRTVQKNGVQVVQLRWSRLDRRHLPVLVWHGGEWQIASHGSGRVVTLAGEKGSAGPVPVAELEDAPVLWLQVETPDPAVGEVLKSSAAQLLLQEVLQEKRWLVEVLIATAAVNLLAVASSLFSMQVYDRVVPTMAYTTLTALSVGMAIVVAVDWMLKHIRARIVDTLAKQVDLAVSQRLFEHVMGLRLDARPRSLGSLAAQMSGLEPARGFFSSTIVFALADLPFCLLFIGLIAAIGGRVSIVYLVLLVIALVWGWVAQKQLRRLARQEITRGHERHGLLVEMIQGAETIQAAGAGWRFAELWRTITATMGAHALQSRTITSTTLTTTGTLGTLAYVAAIVVGVTRIEAGDLTTGGLIACTILGGRVIAPIAQGVQLQVQWYHVRESLAMVNRLLALETGRPEDGSLLAPETLTDRLDLEGVRFAYPNSPVMRLQLPELHFAAGDRVVLLGPNGCGKSTLLKVAAGLYRPSEGQVRLGGADIWELDSQVINERIGYLPQDIHLFKGTLKSNLLLGGGASDGKLLEVAQLLGIDRIAADNPRSMELEISEGGTGLSGGQRQLVGLARLFLAQPRVWLLDEPTSSLDLESENRIIEALREAVRPTDILLIATHRPRLAVLANRVILMGRGRVIADGKPEEVLQQQPRRGRRLVQTVGA, encoded by the coding sequence ATGGCAAATTCGGATGGATTGAAAGGACCCCAGGCAACGGCAATCACGTCGGGGGTACTGGGAAAACTGCTGCTCATGCATGGTCTGCCTGTCCCGAAGGGGGCGCTGGCTGAGGCGTGCAGCACCATGCAGCCTGAGGATGCGGATATACTACCTGCCGAACGCCTCATGGGCATCCTCCGGACTGTCCAGAAAAATGGAGTGCAGGTTGTCCAGCTGCGCTGGAGCCGACTGGACCGACGGCATCTGCCGGTGCTGGTCTGGCATGGAGGGGAGTGGCAAATCGCCTCCCATGGCAGCGGGCGCGTCGTAACCCTTGCCGGAGAGAAGGGAAGCGCGGGACCGGTGCCGGTGGCGGAGCTGGAGGATGCGCCGGTCCTGTGGCTGCAGGTGGAGACTCCCGACCCCGCCGTGGGGGAGGTATTGAAAAGCAGTGCGGCACAGCTGCTGTTGCAGGAGGTGCTGCAAGAAAAACGGTGGCTGGTGGAGGTGTTGATCGCCACCGCCGCCGTCAACCTGCTGGCGGTTGCCAGCTCTCTTTTTTCCATGCAGGTCTACGACCGGGTGGTGCCGACCATGGCCTATACGACCCTGACGGCGCTCAGTGTCGGCATGGCCATAGTGGTGGCGGTGGACTGGATGCTGAAGCACATCCGTGCACGCATCGTGGACACCCTGGCGAAGCAGGTGGACCTGGCGGTCTCCCAGCGGTTGTTCGAGCATGTCATGGGGCTGCGGCTGGATGCGCGGCCGCGCAGCCTGGGGTCGCTCGCGGCCCAGATGAGCGGCCTGGAACCGGCACGCGGTTTTTTCTCTTCGACCATCGTCTTTGCCCTGGCCGACCTGCCGTTCTGCCTCTTGTTCATTGGCCTCATTGCCGCTATCGGCGGCAGGGTAAGCATCGTGTACCTTGTGCTGTTGGTCATCGCCCTGGTATGGGGATGGGTTGCCCAGAAACAGCTGCGCAGGCTGGCCCGCCAGGAAATCACCCGCGGGCACGAGCGTCACGGGCTGCTGGTGGAGATGATCCAGGGGGCGGAAACCATCCAGGCAGCGGGCGCCGGTTGGCGCTTTGCCGAATTGTGGCGGACCATCACGGCGACGATGGGGGCACATGCGCTGCAAAGCAGGACCATTACCAGTACCACCTTGACGACCACCGGCACCCTGGGCACCCTGGCCTATGTGGCGGCCATAGTCGTCGGGGTGACGCGGATCGAGGCGGGAGACCTGACCACCGGCGGGCTCATCGCCTGTACCATCCTGGGGGGGCGGGTCATCGCTCCCATTGCCCAAGGGGTCCAGTTGCAGGTGCAGTGGTACCACGTCCGCGAATCCCTGGCCATGGTCAACCGGCTACTGGCCCTGGAAACCGGCCGCCCGGAGGACGGGAGCCTGCTCGCCCCCGAAACACTCACCGACCGGCTCGATCTGGAAGGAGTCCGCTTCGCCTACCCGAACTCGCCGGTCATGCGCCTGCAGTTGCCCGAGCTCCACTTCGCCGCCGGAGACCGGGTGGTCCTGCTGGGACCCAACGGCTGCGGCAAATCCACCCTCCTCAAGGTGGCGGCCGGGTTGTACCGGCCGAGCGAAGGGCAGGTGCGGCTGGGAGGGGCTGATATCTGGGAGCTGGACAGCCAGGTGATCAACGAACGGATCGGCTACCTCCCCCAGGACATTCACCTCTTCAAGGGCACACTGAAGAGCAACCTGCTTCTGGGCGGGGGAGCCAGTGACGGGAAACTGCTGGAGGTGGCCCAACTGCTCGGCATCGACCGCATCGCCGCCGACAACCCGCGCAGCATGGAGCTTGAGATCAGTGAAGGGGGCACAGGACTGTCGGGAGGGCAGCGGCAGCTGGTGGGGCTGGCCCGGCTCTTCCTGGCACAGCCGCGGGTCTGGCTGCTGGATGAACCCACCTCCTCACTGGACCTGGAATCAGAAAACCGGATCATCGAGGCTTTAAGGGAGGCGGTACGTCCCACCGATATTCTCCTCATCGCCACCCATCGGCCCCGGCTGGCGGTGCTCGCCAATCGGGTTATCCTCATGGGCCGGGGCCGGGTCATAGCCGACGGCAAACCTGAAGAAGTGCTTCAGCAGCAGCCGCGCCGGGGACGGCGGCTGGTACAGACGGTGGGGGCCTGA
- a CDS encoding TolC family protein, producing MAGWCRALLVCSLSLPLLPLPLSAQDAPRTEGIVAALRNAVALHPSIKSRLNELNALDLELQSEKARRLPSLSLQAQALTDEQSQVFARVQQPLWVGGRIDGTIEQAGMRLRSGHASLLALQRQLMEETAAAYAVLIGFSRRLAAIDRNVAEQEKLLGLISRRQAGSIASEADVRLARARLTLAITQREQAKGELQRALADLQALTQEPVGPLLPIPDRLLALPDFTGIATGIVEASATVHQRQADVEVVRTEVELRRADLMPSLYARLDQNIYGRDGKRDLPVTTKAGLVLEGSLEGAGLAGWKRIKSAEARIDAARKDVETARTDARRRAEMLLAVTASLQSVMESNELLVTATEETLASFMRQYDAGRKTWVDVLNAQRELSDARLALEQTRSSLQENTLRLAVQIGKLDSIVIGP from the coding sequence ATGGCTGGATGGTGTCGCGCGCTGCTGGTCTGTTCGCTCAGTCTCCCGTTGCTGCCCCTGCCGCTCTCTGCCCAGGATGCGCCACGTACGGAGGGAATCGTCGCGGCGCTCCGCAATGCCGTTGCCCTGCATCCCAGTATCAAGAGCAGGCTCAACGAGCTGAATGCCCTGGACCTGGAACTGCAGTCGGAAAAGGCACGGCGCCTCCCGTCCCTGTCCCTCCAGGCACAGGCCTTGACCGACGAACAGTCCCAGGTCTTCGCCCGCGTCCAGCAACCCCTCTGGGTGGGCGGGCGGATTGACGGCACCATCGAGCAGGCCGGCATGCGGCTACGCTCGGGCCACGCCTCGTTGCTGGCGCTGCAGCGCCAGCTGATGGAGGAGACAGCGGCGGCCTACGCGGTGCTCATCGGCTTCAGCCGGCGTCTGGCCGCCATCGACAGGAACGTGGCCGAACAAGAAAAACTGCTGGGGCTCATCTCGCGCCGCCAGGCGGGTAGCATCGCCTCCGAAGCCGATGTGCGCCTGGCACGCGCACGGCTGACCCTGGCCATTACTCAGCGGGAACAGGCGAAAGGGGAGCTGCAACGGGCGCTGGCTGATCTTCAGGCCCTGACCCAGGAGCCGGTAGGCCCGCTGCTCCCCATCCCCGACAGGCTCTTGGCGCTGCCCGACTTCACCGGGATTGCGACAGGCATCGTCGAAGCCTCGGCGACCGTCCACCAGCGTCAGGCCGATGTGGAGGTGGTACGGACCGAGGTCGAGCTGCGCCGGGCCGACCTGATGCCGAGTCTCTACGCCCGACTTGACCAGAATATCTACGGGAGGGATGGCAAAAGGGACCTGCCGGTGACGACCAAGGCAGGCCTGGTTCTGGAAGGGAGCCTGGAGGGCGCCGGGCTGGCTGGATGGAAACGGATCAAGTCGGCTGAAGCCCGCATCGACGCTGCCCGCAAGGATGTGGAGACTGCCCGCACCGATGCCAGGCGTCGCGCCGAAATGCTCCTTGCCGTGACGGCATCGCTGCAGAGCGTCATGGAGAGCAACGAGCTGCTGGTGACGGCAACGGAGGAAACCTTGGCTTCCTTCATGCGCCAGTATGACGCGGGGAGAAAGACCTGGGTCGATGTGCTGAACGCCCAACGGGAGCTGTCCGATGCCCGCCTCGCCTTGGAACAGACCAGAAGCTCTCTACAGGAAAATACCCTGCGCCTGGCGGTGCAGATTGGAAAACTGGATTCGATAGTGATCGGCCCTTGA